A genomic segment from Bosea sp. OAE506 encodes:
- a CDS encoding M20 family metallopeptidase, with translation MTRAQAIAHAQDYFDTGAFKSDLGRLIAIPTESQNPDRAPVLTEYLEREMRPLFEGLGFECRILHHPKAKGPFLFAQRIEDESLPTIFGYGHGDVIRGLDAQWSEGLSPWTLTERDGRWYGRGVVDNKGQHVVNINALRAVLESRGKLGFNAKYLIEMGEESGSPGLRELCADEAQLFKADVLVASDGPRLNAERPTVFLGARGVITFDLSIVARDGGHHSGNWGGILSDPAIQLAHAIASITSPTGQIRIHEWVPKELPHAVREAVSDCVVDGGPDGPTIDPGWGEPDLSPAEQVFGWCSFDVLAMKSGVPETPVNAVPPSAWARCALRFVVGIDPTDVVPALRRHLDRHGFSMVEIVMPGAERFGATRLDPEDDWVRFTIASIARSTNKKPALLPNLGGSLPNDIFAEILGLKTIWVPHSYPGCSQHAPDEHLPVEIAREALGLMAGLYWDIGSGEAPPV, from the coding sequence ATGACCCGCGCCCAAGCCATCGCGCATGCGCAAGACTATTTCGACACCGGCGCCTTCAAGAGCGACCTCGGCCGCCTCATCGCGATACCGACCGAAAGCCAGAATCCGGACCGGGCGCCGGTCCTCACGGAATATCTCGAGCGCGAGATGCGCCCGCTCTTCGAGGGGCTGGGGTTCGAGTGCCGGATCCTGCACCATCCCAAGGCCAAGGGCCCCTTCCTCTTCGCCCAGCGCATCGAGGATGAGAGCCTGCCGACGATCTTCGGCTACGGCCATGGCGACGTCATTCGCGGGCTCGACGCGCAGTGGAGCGAGGGCCTCTCGCCCTGGACGCTGACCGAGCGGGACGGCCGCTGGTACGGCCGCGGCGTCGTCGACAACAAGGGCCAGCATGTCGTCAACATCAATGCCTTGCGCGCCGTCCTTGAATCGCGCGGCAAGCTCGGCTTCAACGCCAAATACCTGATCGAGATGGGCGAGGAATCTGGTTCGCCTGGCCTGCGCGAGCTCTGTGCCGACGAGGCGCAGCTGTTCAAGGCGGACGTGCTGGTGGCCTCCGACGGGCCGCGGCTCAATGCCGAGCGCCCCACCGTCTTCCTCGGCGCGCGCGGCGTCATCACCTTCGATCTCTCGATCGTGGCCCGCGACGGCGGCCATCATTCCGGCAACTGGGGCGGCATTCTCTCCGACCCGGCGATCCAGCTCGCCCACGCCATCGCCTCGATCACCTCCCCGACCGGCCAGATCCGCATCCATGAATGGGTCCCGAAGGAGCTGCCGCACGCGGTGCGCGAGGCGGTGTCAGACTGCGTCGTCGACGGCGGCCCCGATGGCCCGACCATAGACCCCGGCTGGGGCGAGCCGGATCTGTCGCCGGCCGAGCAGGTCTTCGGCTGGTGCTCGTTCGACGTGCTGGCGATGAAGTCGGGCGTGCCGGAAACGCCGGTCAACGCCGTGCCGCCGAGCGCCTGGGCGCGCTGCGCCCTGCGCTTCGTCGTCGGCATCGATCCCACGGACGTCGTGCCGGCGCTGCGCCGCCATCTCGACCGTCACGGCTTCTCGATGGTCGAGATCGTCATGCCCGGCGCAGAGCGCTTCGGCGCGACGCGGCTGGACCCCGAGGACGACTGGGTGCGGTTCACCATTGCCTCGATCGCGCGCAGCACCAACAAGAAGCCTGCGCTGCTGCCCAATCTCGGCGGCTCGCTGCCCAACGACATCTTCGCCGAAATCCTCGGGCTGAAGACGATCTGGGTGCCCCATTCCTACCCCGGCTGCTCGCAGCATGCCCCCGACGAGCACCTGCCCGTCGAGATCGCGCGCGAGGCCCTGGGCCTGATGGCGGGCCTCTATTGGGACATCGGCTCCGGAGAGGCTCCGCCGGTCTGA
- a CDS encoding SNF2-related protein yields MVPHDHQRIACAAILAARVSGAPGFLLGDLTGLGKTLSAWLALSAMPEDEILVICPKGAIPQWRRTMALSGLPPKRVTLMNFEKTKSLLAPPPDSKKRSVRAKNNELAKLGVPKRIWPLVVIDEAHRIRNPNSQQGLVCRQMAAAASFTIYMSATAGQSPHELSYLGPLLARAADMPSADLDGFRQLMKRLKMGRARGRWKNWSWAPNEADRARMAGLLYRGPRAIGLRRRPEEIAGWPEVQRELAPVALDAAARKLYEATWREFRRELGLAGGSTRKPQGWAADLRFRQKASLLRIPGTVDFCDDLLGNDEQVAVSVAFLETSAMLADALRGRGWRVGEINGERSGLQNEETRLSFQTGQLDAVIFTVTESISLHRGEMPGGERERSLVIHDMRHSAIQLQQIEGRCHRDGQHATIFYAYAEDTVEEAVAGTVIARMAAMEGLAGDDTRMLEAIAGIVESRAA; encoded by the coding sequence ATGGTGCCCCATGACCATCAGCGTATCGCCTGTGCGGCGATCCTCGCGGCGCGTGTGTCGGGCGCGCCCGGTTTCCTGCTCGGCGACCTCACGGGCCTCGGCAAGACGCTCTCGGCCTGGCTCGCGCTCTCGGCCATGCCCGAGGACGAGATCCTGGTGATCTGCCCCAAGGGGGCAATCCCGCAATGGCGGCGCACCATGGCGCTATCGGGCCTGCCGCCGAAGCGCGTCACGCTGATGAATTTCGAGAAGACCAAGTCGCTGCTGGCGCCGCCGCCGGATTCGAAGAAGCGCTCGGTGCGGGCGAAGAACAACGAGCTGGCCAAGCTCGGCGTGCCCAAACGCATCTGGCCGCTGGTCGTGATCGACGAGGCGCATCGCATCCGCAACCCCAACTCGCAGCAGGGGCTGGTCTGCCGGCAGATGGCGGCCGCTGCCTCCTTCACGATCTATATGAGCGCGACCGCCGGCCAGTCGCCGCACGAACTCTCCTATCTCGGGCCGCTGCTGGCGCGCGCGGCCGACATGCCGAGCGCGGATCTCGATGGTTTCCGCCAGCTGATGAAGCGGCTGAAAATGGGCAGGGCGAGGGGCCGCTGGAAGAACTGGAGCTGGGCGCCCAACGAGGCCGACCGCGCGCGGATGGCCGGTCTGCTCTATCGCGGCCCGCGGGCCATCGGCTTGCGGCGCCGTCCGGAGGAGATCGCCGGCTGGCCGGAGGTGCAGCGCGAGCTCGCCCCGGTCGCGCTGGATGCAGCCGCGCGCAAGCTCTACGAGGCGACCTGGCGCGAGTTCCGCCGGGAGCTCGGCTTGGCCGGTGGCTCGACCCGCAAGCCGCAGGGCTGGGCGGCCGATCTGCGCTTCCGCCAGAAGGCGAGCCTGCTGCGCATCCCCGGCACGGTAGATTTCTGCGACGACCTGCTCGGCAATGATGAGCAGGTCGCGGTCTCCGTCGCCTTCCTTGAGACCAGCGCGATGCTGGCCGATGCGCTGCGCGGGCGCGGCTGGCGTGTCGGCGAGATCAATGGCGAGCGCAGCGGCCTGCAGAACGAAGAAACACGGCTGTCCTTCCAGACCGGGCAGCTCGACGCCGTGATCTTCACCGTCACGGAGTCGATCTCGCTGCATCGCGGGGAGATGCCGGGCGGCGAGCGCGAACGTTCGCTGGTGATCCACGACATGCGCCACAGCGCGATCCAGCTCCAGCAGATCGAGGGGCGCTGCCACCGCGACGGCCAGCACGCGACGATCTTCTACGCCTATGCCGAGGATACGGTGGAGGAAGCGGTGGCGGGCACGGTGATCGCGCGCATGGCGGCGATGGAAGGGCTGGCGGGCGACGATACCCGCATGCTCGAGGCGATCGCCGGCATCGTCGAGAGCCGGGCCGCCTGA
- the malQ gene encoding 4-alpha-glucanotransferase — MSDDILRQLAVKAGIAPRWTEQNGAEREVSAQSLRFILQALGLPAGTDADLRQSLATVEAGANLSAQSRFTTARTGQTVVLPIAAQAGSPVELTLDGGTRRTVRSEEGYDGSLTLPAFDRPGYHTVHRDEGDFIIATAPERCITFADLNGGQAGFGLAAQIYSLRSPEDGGIGNFAGVAALGKRAAARGADALAISPVHALYGASPEHFSPYSPSTRLFYNPLHADPAAVLPETLLREVIAREGLGAEMDRLATLRQIDWLAATELRQRLLRALFEALRAADGSGGPARAGLERALAEASPLLRSHAVFEVLHAAQLRQNRNAWSWRSWDAPFRDPDGPAVAAFAAEHATEVDYQIFLQWLTASSYGAAQSVCREAGMKVGLIADLAIGMDASGSHAWSRQHEVLGGLSVGAPPDYYAAEGQSWGLTTFSPRGLAASGFAPFIETLRASLRHVGGIRIDHVMGLSRLWLVPEGASALDGAYVAFPSETLFRLVALESWRHGAIVIGEDLGTLPDGFRDDLRRQGVAGLRVLRFERTDHSYIAPEHWDAGAVALTTTHDLVPTAGWWAGSDLEPAEDGVDHEGIRAWDRGLLWGAFQEAGVAEGDRPAPEDTDPVVDAAIRFVARTPSTLKLLPIEDALGIRTQPNVPGTTTEKPNWRHRLDGDAGTLLDDDRVKRRLADLGPPRSES, encoded by the coding sequence ATGAGCGACGACATTCTCCGCCAGCTTGCCGTCAAGGCCGGTATCGCGCCGCGCTGGACCGAGCAGAACGGAGCGGAGCGCGAGGTCTCGGCCCAGAGCCTGCGCTTCATCCTGCAGGCGCTCGGCCTGCCGGCCGGCACAGACGCCGATCTGCGGCAGTCGCTCGCCACCGTCGAGGCTGGGGCGAACCTGTCCGCCCAGTCCCGCTTCACCACGGCCCGTACCGGGCAGACCGTCGTGCTGCCGATCGCCGCCCAAGCGGGGAGCCCGGTGGAACTGACGCTCGATGGCGGCACCCGCCGCACCGTACGCTCCGAGGAAGGCTATGACGGCTCGCTGACTCTGCCGGCCTTCGACCGGCCCGGCTATCACACGGTCCATCGCGACGAGGGCGATTTCATCATCGCGACGGCCCCCGAACGCTGCATCACCTTCGCCGATCTGAACGGCGGACAAGCCGGCTTCGGTCTCGCCGCCCAGATCTATTCCCTGCGCTCGCCGGAGGATGGCGGAATTGGCAACTTCGCCGGTGTCGCGGCGCTGGGGAAAAGGGCTGCCGCGCGTGGGGCCGATGCGCTGGCGATCAGCCCGGTCCATGCGCTCTATGGCGCCTCGCCGGAGCATTTCAGCCCCTATTCACCCTCGACCCGCCTCTTCTACAACCCGCTCCACGCGGATCCCGCCGCCGTGCTGCCCGAGACGCTGCTCCGCGAGGTGATCGCGCGCGAGGGCCTGGGGGCGGAGATGGACCGGCTCGCGACGCTGCGCCAGATCGACTGGCTGGCCGCGACGGAACTGCGCCAGCGGCTGCTGCGCGCCTTGTTTGAGGCGTTGCGCGCCGCCGATGGCAGCGGCGGCCCGGCCCGAGCCGGGCTGGAGCGGGCGCTGGCGGAAGCTTCGCCGCTGCTGCGCTCCCACGCCGTCTTCGAGGTGCTGCACGCCGCCCAGCTGCGCCAGAACCGCAACGCCTGGAGCTGGCGCAGCTGGGATGCGCCCTTCCGCGATCCGGACGGGCCGGCGGTCGCGGCCTTTGCGGCCGAGCACGCAACCGAAGTCGACTACCAGATCTTCCTGCAATGGCTCACCGCCTCCTCCTATGGTGCCGCCCAGAGCGTCTGCCGTGAGGCCGGCATGAAGGTCGGCCTGATCGCCGATCTCGCCATCGGCATGGACGCGTCGGGCAGCCATGCCTGGAGCCGCCAGCATGAGGTGCTCGGAGGGCTCAGCGTCGGCGCCCCTCCCGACTACTATGCCGCCGAGGGGCAGAGCTGGGGCCTGACCACCTTCTCGCCCCGGGGGCTGGCGGCGAGCGGCTTTGCGCCCTTCATCGAGACCCTGCGGGCGAGCCTGCGCCATGTCGGCGGCATCCGCATCGACCATGTCATGGGGCTCAGCCGGCTCTGGCTGGTGCCGGAGGGCGCATCCGCGCTGGACGGCGCCTATGTCGCCTTCCCCTCCGAGACGCTGTTCCGGCTCGTCGCGCTCGAATCCTGGCGCCATGGCGCCATCGTCATCGGCGAGGATCTCGGCACCCTCCCCGACGGCTTCCGCGACGATCTGCGCCGGCAGGGTGTGGCGGGCTTGCGCGTGCTGCGCTTCGAGCGGACCGACCACTCCTATATCGCGCCCGAGCATTGGGACGCAGGCGCCGTCGCCCTGACGACGACACATGACCTCGTCCCCACCGCGGGCTGGTGGGCCGGGAGCGATCTGGAACCGGCAGAGGACGGCGTCGACCATGAGGGCATCCGCGCCTGGGACCGGGGCCTGCTCTGGGGCGCCTTCCAGGAGGCCGGCGTCGCCGAGGGCGACCGGCCCGCACCGGAGGACACCGACCCCGTCGTCGATGCCGCGATCCGTTTCGTCGCCCGCACACCCAGCACGCTGAAGCTGCTGCCGATCGAGGATGCGCTCGGCATCCGCACGCAGCCGAACGTGCCGGGTACCACGACCGAAAAGCCGAACTGGCGCCATAGGCTCGATGGCGATGCCGGCACGCTGCTGGACGACGACCGCGTGAAGCGCCGCCTCGCGGATCTCGGCCCGCCGCGCTCGGAGAGCTGA